The following are from one region of the Planctomycetota bacterium genome:
- a CDS encoding helical backbone metal receptor, whose protein sequence is MMRRNRGILAGLLCGLWLVLGLGCTDASPAGGGGERPLRILSLTPNVTEILFAMGLGDQVVGRSTWCNEPPEARALPVVGDTLHMNLNQVIALEPTLAFMITGREEVARGLEARGVRTVMLESDTLPEMFDSIRIIGRETGREDAARALVARIKLDLAAVRRRVAGLTRPRVLFAFPMTVGSARIMVAGRGTFVDALLEVAGAENAYPDRANWPTVSPQKVIAAAPDVILVHAVGDEGAPDRIEAIRRAWTEWTSIPAVAGGRVHILTEPYLTIPGPRVGQAAERLAETIHPELQERSP, encoded by the coding sequence ATGATGAGGCGAAACCGTGGAATTCTGGCAGGCCTCCTGTGCGGTCTGTGGCTCGTTTTGGGCCTCGGCTGCACGGACGCCTCGCCGGCCGGCGGCGGGGGCGAGCGCCCCTTGCGCATCCTCAGCCTTACCCCCAACGTCACCGAGATCCTTTTCGCCATGGGCCTGGGCGACCAGGTCGTCGGCCGCTCCACCTGGTGCAACGAGCCGCCCGAGGCCCGCGCCCTGCCCGTCGTCGGCGACACGCTGCACATGAATCTCAACCAGGTCATCGCCCTCGAGCCGACGCTTGCCTTCATGATCACCGGCCGCGAGGAGGTCGCGCGGGGGCTCGAGGCGCGGGGCGTCCGGACCGTGATGCTCGAGTCCGATACGTTGCCCGAGATGTTCGACTCCATCCGGATCATCGGTCGCGAGACCGGCCGCGAGGACGCCGCCCGCGCCCTCGTCGCGCGCATCAAATTGGACCTGGCGGCTGTTCGCCGGCGCGTGGCCGGCCTGACGCGCCCCCGGGTCCTCTTCGCCTTCCCCATGACGGTCGGCTCGGCGCGGATCATGGTCGCGGGGCGGGGCACGTTCGTGGATGCGCTCCTGGAAGTGGCCGGCGCCGAGAACGCGTACCCCGACCGGGCCAACTGGCCGACCGTCAGCCCGCAGAAGGTCATCGCCGCGGCGCCGGACGTCATCCTCGTCCATGCGGTCGGCGACGAGGGCGCTCCCGACCGCATCGAAGCCATCCGCCGCGCGTGGACCGAATGGACCAGCATCCCCGCCGTGGCCGGCGGCCGCGTCCACATCCTCACGGAGCCGTACCTGACGATTCCCGGCCCGCGGGTCGGTCAGGCGGCGGAGCGGCTCGCGGAGACGATTCACCCGGAACTCCAGGAGCGCTCGCCGTGA